Proteins encoded within one genomic window of Pigmentiphaga sp. H8:
- a CDS encoding tripartite tricarboxylate transporter substrate binding protein: MSCIRRAWHAHVRIAARGFAAASLAWFAAGAVHAQPAGAGGFPSRPVRIIPYGPGGSPIDLLARAYAEQLRLAWGQPVVVDPKPGASGILAADAVAKAPPDGYTLLVTLQTTHINNPILHDKLPYDAARDFQPLSQLAIGSGPVLVAAASAPYSNLAELADYARKHPSLTYGTWGAGTIAHLFGELLRREAIPGLIHVPYKTESIAHQDMEAGRLDLAWANPGTARNMSQAGKMKVLGVPGRQRAPILAAVPTFLEQGFKGFELEGWIGAYAPAGIPSAVRDKLVASLQAATRTDEVRTRIVDIGFQPVANRPDEFTANARADYARFKRLVDAAGVTLKN, from the coding sequence ATGTCCTGTATCCGCCGTGCGTGGCACGCCCACGTCCGCATTGCCGCGCGGGGGTTCGCCGCCGCGTCGCTGGCCTGGTTCGCGGCCGGCGCCGTCCATGCCCAGCCAGCGGGCGCCGGCGGCTTTCCCTCGCGCCCGGTGCGCATCATTCCCTACGGACCGGGCGGCAGCCCGATCGACCTGCTGGCCCGGGCCTATGCCGAACAACTGCGGCTGGCCTGGGGGCAGCCCGTGGTGGTCGACCCCAAGCCGGGGGCCAGCGGCATCCTGGCCGCGGACGCGGTCGCCAAGGCGCCGCCGGATGGCTACACGCTGCTCGTCACCCTGCAGACCACGCACATCAACAATCCCATTCTCCACGACAAGCTGCCCTACGACGCGGCCCGGGATTTCCAGCCGCTGTCCCAGCTCGCCATCGGCTCCGGCCCGGTGCTGGTGGCCGCCGCCTCGGCGCCGTACTCGAACCTGGCCGAGCTGGCGGACTACGCCAGGAAGCATCCCAGCCTGACCTACGGCACCTGGGGCGCGGGCACGATCGCCCATCTGTTCGGCGAACTGCTCAGGCGCGAAGCCATACCCGGCCTGATACACGTGCCCTACAAGACCGAATCCATCGCCCATCAGGACATGGAGGCGGGGCGGCTGGACCTGGCATGGGCCAATCCGGGCACCGCCCGCAACATGTCGCAGGCGGGAAAGATGAAGGTCCTGGGCGTACCGGGGCGCCAGCGCGCGCCCATACTCGCGGCCGTGCCCACGTTCCTGGAACAGGGCTTCAAGGGCTTCGAACTCGAAGGATGGATAGGCGCCTATGCGCCCGCCGGCATTCCGTCCGCGGTGCGCGACAAGCTCGTGGCCAGCCTGCAGGCGGCCACCCGCACGGACGAGGTGCGCACCCGCATCGTCGATATCGGATTCCAGCCGGTGGCCAACCGGCCCGACGAATTCACGGCCAATGCCCGCGCGGACTACGCCCGCTTCAAGCGACTGGTGGACGCCGCCGGGGTGACGCTGAAGAACTGA
- a CDS encoding MarR family winged helix-turn-helix transcriptional regulator: MPAAKKKLASFKTLPAFQLEMLAALVASRNELRHQRRFGLRSVECHVLGIVGAQAPISLRRLCAELGLDKSHGSRLVARLEERGLLERCDDPADKRSFYLLLTPQGADMHARIHADAVERNAEWLDGLPSARRGVFLECVAQLTAHSQAMLAREEAASGQPAAPRQEAGDGIETRGLLLVERAKLQQLHEQLAALLARG; the protein is encoded by the coding sequence ATGCCCGCCGCCAAGAAGAAGCTCGCATCCTTCAAGACCCTGCCGGCATTCCAGCTCGAGATGCTGGCCGCGCTCGTGGCCAGCCGCAACGAATTGCGGCACCAGCGCCGCTTCGGCCTGCGCAGCGTCGAGTGCCATGTCCTGGGCATCGTCGGGGCGCAGGCGCCCATTTCGCTGCGCCGTCTGTGCGCCGAACTCGGACTGGACAAGAGCCACGGCAGCCGTCTGGTCGCCAGGTTGGAAGAACGCGGGCTGCTCGAACGCTGCGACGATCCCGCCGACAAGCGTTCGTTCTATCTTCTCCTGACGCCGCAGGGTGCGGACATGCACGCGCGCATCCACGCCGACGCGGTCGAGCGCAACGCCGAATGGCTGGACGGGCTGCCCTCCGCCCGGCGCGGCGTATTCCTCGAATGCGTCGCGCAATTGACCGCGCATTCCCAGGCCATGCTGGCGCGGGAGGAAGCCGCCTCGGGGCAGCCGGCGGCCCCGCGCCAGGAGGCCGGGGACGGCATCGAGACCCGCGGGCTCCTGCTGGTCGAACGGGCGAAGCTGCAGCAGTTGCACGAGCAGCTGGCGGCGCTGCTGGCCCGCGGATAG
- a CDS encoding ABC transporter substrate-binding protein yields the protein MPLKALPAAALLAAACTLPAFAQTPVRIGFLGEFSGPQAGLGQDMYDGFMLGIRQAGGKLGGVPVEVLREDTQLKPDVAVQVARKLIEKEKVPIIAGITFSNIMMSVQPLATRREVFVIGTNAGPSPIAGDKCSPYQFIVSRQGDQQAEVLGKYATQRGYQRVVMMAPNYQAGKDVLAGFRRYFKNEVVEEIHTPLDQFDFSAELSRVAAHKPDAVFAFYPGSPGVNFVRQYRQLGLAERTPLMSVAVVDGVSLPALREAALGVLLGSTWGPDLPAEANRRFVSAFEAAYGRTPSEYAATSYDAARLLDAAIGAVKGNVADKPAFMAALKAARFDSVRGNFKFGNNHFPIQDLHVFQVVRDGENQVALKTVETPMKGVQDAYHDGCTMR from the coding sequence ATGCCCCTGAAAGCCCTTCCGGCCGCCGCGCTGCTGGCCGCCGCCTGTACCCTGCCCGCCTTCGCCCAGACGCCCGTCAGGATCGGGTTCCTGGGCGAATTCTCCGGCCCCCAGGCCGGCCTCGGCCAGGACATGTACGACGGCTTCATGCTGGGCATCCGGCAGGCCGGCGGCAAGCTGGGCGGCGTCCCCGTGGAAGTGCTGCGGGAAGACACGCAGCTCAAGCCCGACGTGGCGGTCCAGGTCGCGCGCAAGCTGATCGAGAAGGAGAAGGTGCCCATCATCGCCGGCATCACGTTCTCGAACATCATGATGTCGGTACAGCCGCTGGCCACGCGGCGCGAAGTCTTCGTCATCGGCACCAACGCCGGGCCTTCGCCGATCGCCGGCGACAAGTGCTCGCCCTACCAGTTCATCGTGTCGCGCCAGGGCGACCAGCAGGCCGAGGTGCTGGGCAAGTACGCGACCCAGCGGGGCTACCAGCGCGTCGTGATGATGGCGCCCAACTACCAGGCGGGCAAGGACGTGCTGGCCGGCTTCCGGCGCTACTTCAAGAACGAGGTCGTGGAAGAGATCCATACGCCGCTCGACCAGTTCGACTTCTCGGCCGAGCTGTCGCGCGTCGCCGCCCACAAGCCCGACGCGGTCTTCGCGTTCTACCCCGGCAGCCCCGGCGTGAACTTCGTCCGCCAGTACCGCCAGCTGGGGCTGGCCGAGCGCACCCCGCTGATGTCCGTCGCGGTGGTCGACGGCGTGTCGCTGCCCGCGCTACGCGAGGCAGCGCTGGGCGTGCTGCTGGGCAGCACCTGGGGCCCCGACCTGCCGGCCGAGGCGAACCGCCGCTTCGTATCCGCCTTCGAGGCCGCCTATGGCCGCACCCCGTCGGAATACGCCGCCACCAGCTACGACGCGGCCCGGCTGCTGGACGCGGCGATCGGCGCGGTCAAGGGCAACGTCGCGGACAAGCCCGCCTTCATGGCGGCGCTGAAGGCCGCCCGCTTCGACTCGGTGCGCGGCAACTTCAAGTTCGGCAACAACCACTTCCCCATCCAGGACCTGCACGTGTTCCAGGTCGTGCGCGACGGCGAGAACCAGGTCGCCCTCAAGACGGTGGAAACCCCGATGAAGGGCGTCCAGGACGCCTACCACGATGGATGTACCATGCGTTGA
- a CDS encoding LysR family transcriptional regulator translates to MNLNTLDLNLLLVFDAVLRTGSTTLAGEELGLTQSAVSNGLRRLRAAFDDPLFIKTPQGMSPTPMAERLAPSLREGLDRIRQAIDDREDFLPAASQRQYVLYASDTGQRVFLPRLLGRLRREAPGVQLVTLQASPRDAPRLMAAGEIDLALGFFLHFQAGFYRQKLFSDHYVCMAAADHPAIRGPMTLAQYMHAPHVVYRPAVGSHAFFEDVIDKLFSEHNLRRQVVLQVTHGLGLPEIIAGTDMLVAVPASLAQACAGSPGVRFLPLPFDAPLVDITQQWHERFHRDLGHAWLRRTIADLFQDGGAAPA, encoded by the coding sequence ATGAACCTGAACACACTGGACCTGAACCTGCTGCTGGTCTTCGACGCGGTGCTGCGCACCGGCAGCACCACCCTGGCCGGCGAAGAGCTGGGCCTGACGCAGTCGGCGGTCAGCAACGGACTGCGCCGGCTGCGGGCCGCCTTCGACGATCCCTTGTTCATCAAGACGCCGCAGGGCATGAGCCCGACGCCGATGGCCGAACGCCTGGCGCCGTCCCTGCGGGAGGGCCTGGACAGGATCCGGCAGGCCATCGACGACCGCGAGGACTTCCTGCCGGCCGCGTCGCAGCGCCAGTACGTCCTGTACGCCAGCGACACCGGCCAGCGCGTCTTCCTGCCCCGCCTGCTGGGGCGGCTGCGGCGCGAGGCCCCGGGCGTACAGCTCGTCACCCTGCAGGCCTCGCCCCGCGACGCGCCGCGGCTGATGGCGGCGGGCGAGATCGATCTCGCGCTGGGATTCTTCCTGCATTTCCAGGCGGGCTTCTACCGCCAGAAGCTGTTCAGCGATCACTACGTCTGCATGGCGGCGGCCGACCACCCCGCCATACGGGGCCCGATGACGCTGGCGCAATACATGCATGCGCCGCACGTGGTGTACCGCCCGGCCGTGGGCAGCCACGCGTTCTTCGAGGACGTCATCGACAAGCTGTTCTCCGAACACAACCTGCGCCGCCAGGTGGTGCTGCAGGTCACCCATGGCCTGGGCCTACCGGAGATCATCGCCGGCACCGACATGCTGGTGGCCGTTCCCGCCAGCCTGGCGCAGGCCTGCGCGGGCAGCCCCGGCGTGCGCTTCCTGCCGCTGCCGTTCGACGCGCCGCTGGTGGACATCACGCAGCAGTGGCACGAACGCTTCCACCGCGACCTGGGCCACGCCTGGCTGCGCCGCACCATCGCCGACCTGTTCCAGGACGGCGGCGCCGCGCCTGCGTAA
- a CDS encoding aromatic ring-hydroxylating dioxygenase subunit alpha, whose amino-acid sequence MSAPSTSPLIRNAWYAAATSAEVGRTLLGRHLLGTPVVLYRTEAGEPVALLDACAHRQFPLSRSALVGDDIRCGYHGFTFASSGECVHIPSSPRIPRDARVQRFPLAERHDMLWIWPGDPALADPALIPDCPWLDGSAKVSYYAHLRAHYQLLIENLLDFSHVPYVHHDQQGHPELARVIPRAREHGDTVVSTRIMRESSTPPLWSDVMGLPLGAPMDHDQRFEFRAPSAVCIRQAVWASQVPEQRYPFSTTHFMTPDGCGATHYWSWVSLEWEGVDPATLERMDRGAREVADQDVIALEAQQALHDHLRDGAVVHGAVSVPFDAGSLLTRQVLARMAEREREAAREPRTAAS is encoded by the coding sequence ATGTCCGCGCCGTCCACTTCGCCCCTCATCCGTAACGCCTGGTATGCCGCCGCCACCTCGGCCGAGGTCGGCCGCACCCTGCTGGGACGCCATCTGCTGGGCACGCCCGTCGTGCTGTACCGGACCGAGGCGGGCGAGCCCGTCGCCCTGCTCGATGCCTGCGCGCACCGGCAATTTCCCCTGTCGCGCAGCGCCCTGGTCGGCGACGACATCCGCTGCGGCTACCACGGCTTCACGTTCGCCAGCAGCGGCGAGTGCGTCCACATCCCCTCGTCCCCGCGCATTCCGCGCGACGCGCGCGTCCAGCGCTTTCCCCTGGCCGAACGCCACGACATGCTGTGGATATGGCCGGGCGATCCCGCGCTTGCCGACCCCGCGCTCATACCCGACTGTCCATGGCTGGACGGCTCGGCCAAGGTCTCGTACTACGCCCACCTGCGCGCGCACTACCAATTGCTGATCGAGAACCTGCTGGATTTCTCGCACGTGCCCTACGTCCATCACGATCAGCAGGGACACCCGGAACTGGCCCGCGTCATCCCCCGCGCGCGCGAGCACGGCGACACGGTGGTCAGCACGCGCATCATGCGCGAATCCAGCACGCCGCCGCTGTGGTCGGACGTGATGGGACTGCCGCTGGGCGCGCCCATGGACCATGACCAGCGCTTCGAATTCCGGGCGCCTTCCGCCGTCTGCATCCGCCAGGCCGTCTGGGCCTCGCAGGTCCCGGAGCAACGCTATCCCTTCTCGACCACCCATTTCATGACACCCGACGGCTGCGGCGCCACACATTACTGGTCGTGGGTGTCCCTGGAATGGGAAGGCGTGGATCCGGCCACGCTCGAACGCATGGACCGCGGCGCGCGGGAAGTGGCGGACCAGGACGTGATCGCGCTGGAAGCGCAGCAGGCCTTGCACGACCACCTGCGGGACGGCGCGGTGGTCCACGGGGCCGTCAGCGTGCCCTTCGATGCCGGATCGCTGCTGACGCGCCAGGTGCTGGCGCGCATGGCGGAGCGGGAACGCGAGGCGGCGCGCGAACCGCGCACGGCCGCCTCCTGA
- a CDS encoding nitrate/nitrite transporter yields the protein MLMTTPFKAYSVLYASTLAFMVCFVVWMMFGVLGIQIREELSLDAFRFGLLTSTPVLTGAVFRLPLGIWTDRFGGRIVMTVLLLVCAVPVYLVSYAQQLWQFLAIGLFLGLVGASFAVGTPYVARFFPPERRGFAMGFFGAGTVGAAVNLFLTPVLLELYGWRTVPRIYAVALLATAAIFWLAAAPDPGAGKKGAGLRESMAVLRNPKVWKYCQYYSITFGGFTALSLWIPQYFKAEYGLSLAMAAGLAAGFSLPGSVLRAVGGVLADRFGAHNTTWWCLWVAWVCLFLLSYPDTTLVIKTMDGTANLHIYLPMWLFTALLFVLGMVFAFGMASTFKYVADDFPENMGLVSGVVGLAGGLGGFLLPLMFGFLADLLEVRSSCFMLLYGVVWVSLIIMYLSEVRRVQISGEVMGAAPSR from the coding sequence ATGCTCATGACGACTCCATTCAAGGCGTACTCGGTGCTGTATGCCAGCACCCTGGCCTTCATGGTGTGTTTCGTGGTGTGGATGATGTTCGGCGTGCTGGGCATACAGATACGCGAGGAACTGAGCCTGGATGCCTTCCGTTTCGGCCTGCTCACCTCCACGCCCGTGCTGACCGGCGCGGTGTTCCGCCTGCCGCTGGGAATATGGACCGACCGGTTCGGCGGGCGCATCGTCATGACCGTGCTGCTGCTGGTCTGCGCGGTTCCGGTCTATCTCGTCAGCTATGCGCAGCAGCTCTGGCAGTTCCTGGCCATCGGGCTGTTCCTGGGCCTGGTGGGCGCTTCGTTCGCGGTGGGCACGCCCTATGTCGCGCGCTTCTTCCCGCCCGAGCGGCGTGGCTTCGCGATGGGCTTCTTCGGCGCCGGCACGGTCGGGGCCGCGGTGAACCTGTTCCTGACGCCGGTGCTGCTGGAGCTCTACGGCTGGCGTACGGTGCCGCGGATCTATGCCGTCGCCCTGCTGGCGACCGCCGCGATCTTCTGGCTGGCCGCCGCGCCCGATCCGGGCGCGGGCAAGAAGGGCGCGGGCTTGCGCGAGTCGATGGCCGTGCTCAGGAACCCCAAGGTCTGGAAGTACTGCCAGTACTACTCGATCACCTTCGGCGGCTTCACGGCGTTGTCGCTGTGGATCCCGCAGTACTTCAAGGCCGAGTACGGGCTGTCGCTGGCCATGGCGGCGGGGCTGGCGGCCGGGTTCTCGCTGCCCGGCTCGGTGCTGCGCGCGGTGGGCGGCGTGCTGGCCGACCGTTTCGGCGCCCACAACACGACCTGGTGGTGCCTGTGGGTGGCCTGGGTCTGCCTGTTCCTGCTGTCCTATCCGGATACCACGCTGGTGATCAAGACCATGGACGGCACCGCGAACCTGCACATCTACCTGCCGATGTGGCTGTTCACCGCGCTGCTGTTCGTGCTGGGCATGGTGTTCGCATTCGGCATGGCATCCACCTTCAAGTACGTGGCGGACGATTTCCCCGAGAACATGGGGCTGGTGTCGGGCGTCGTCGGGCTGGCCGGCGGCCTGGGCGGCTTTCTGCTGCCGCTCATGTTCGGCTTCCTAGCCGATCTCCTGGAGGTGCGTTCGAGCTGCTTCATGCTGCTCTACGGCGTGGTCTGGGTGTCGCTGATCATCATGTACCTGTCCGAGGTCCGGCGGGTGCAGATCTCGGGCGAAGTCATGGGCGCGGCGCCGTCCCGGTAG
- a CDS encoding peptidylprolyl isomerase — MISVNGVIIDEARLASEARRHQEAVDPMESAAQELVLRELLVQRARALGVGTQGDEAVRAVLAADVRTPSADEAACRRYYDMHGERFVVDAWVEVEHILFQLTPRIRAPVLRHRAGEILQALAQAGPAAFADMARQYSNCPSAVAGGGLGTIRRGETVPEFEAEVFAMPAHTLRERLVETRYGFHIVRTGARDPGRTLAFEDAHARIAEWLQAASLRRATHQYLQWLVGQADIKGLDMQGADSPLLQ, encoded by the coding sequence ATGATATCGGTCAACGGCGTCATCATCGACGAGGCGCGGCTGGCGTCGGAGGCCCGGCGTCACCAGGAGGCCGTCGATCCCATGGAAAGCGCCGCGCAGGAACTGGTGCTGCGGGAACTGTTGGTCCAGCGGGCCCGCGCGCTGGGCGTCGGCACGCAAGGCGACGAGGCGGTACGGGCCGTGCTGGCGGCGGACGTGCGCACGCCCAGCGCCGACGAGGCCGCCTGCCGCCGTTACTACGACATGCACGGCGAGCGCTTCGTGGTCGATGCGTGGGTCGAGGTCGAACACATCCTGTTCCAGCTGACGCCGCGCATCCGCGCGCCCGTGCTGCGCCATCGGGCCGGCGAGATCCTGCAGGCCCTGGCGCAGGCAGGCCCGGCGGCCTTCGCCGACATGGCGCGGCAATATTCCAACTGTCCCTCGGCCGTGGCCGGCGGCGGGCTGGGCACGATACGGCGCGGCGAAACGGTGCCGGAGTTCGAGGCCGAGGTATTCGCCATGCCGGCGCATACGCTGCGCGAGCGGCTGGTCGAGACCCGGTACGGTTTCCACATCGTCCGTACCGGCGCCCGGGACCCGGGCCGCACGCTGGCTTTCGAGGACGCCCACGCGCGCATCGCCGAGTGGCTGCAGGCCGCCAGCCTGCGCCGCGCCACCCACCAGTACCTGCAATGGCTCGTGGGCCAGGCCGACATCAAGGGGTTGGACATGCAGGGGGCGGATTCGCCGCTGCTGCAATAG
- the narI gene encoding respiratory nitrate reductase subunit gamma, whose amino-acid sequence MGDYLYHFFFAIYPYIALAIFLLGSLARFERGQYTWKSDSSQLLKRGTLRWGSNLFHIGIISLFFTHLVGLLTPPAVYHAMGISTGLKQTMAIVVGAILGLVCLAGLLLLIWRRWSEPRIAATSRFSDWLTLVWILIVLALGLLSILTSMQHKDGAVMIALGEWAQRIVTFRGGAAEAMAGTPVIYHVHMVLGMTLFAIFPFTRLVHVWSGFGSVAYLGRAWQLVRPRG is encoded by the coding sequence ATGGGTGACTACCTGTACCACTTCTTCTTCGCGATCTATCCGTACATCGCGCTGGCGATCTTCCTGCTGGGCAGCCTGGCCCGGTTCGAGCGCGGGCAGTACACGTGGAAGAGCGACTCCAGCCAGTTGCTCAAGCGCGGCACGCTGCGCTGGGGCAGCAATCTTTTCCACATCGGCATCATCTCGCTGTTCTTCACGCATCTGGTCGGCCTTTTGACGCCGCCCGCCGTCTATCATGCGATGGGCATTTCCACCGGGCTCAAGCAGACGATGGCGATCGTCGTCGGGGCCATCCTGGGGCTGGTCTGCCTGGCGGGGCTGCTGCTGTTGATCTGGCGGCGCTGGTCCGAGCCGCGCATCGCGGCGACCTCGCGTTTCTCCGACTGGCTGACCCTGGTCTGGATACTGATCGTCCTGGCGCTGGGGCTCCTGTCCATCCTGACCTCGATGCAGCACAAGGACGGCGCGGTCATGATCGCGCTGGGCGAGTGGGCGCAGCGCATCGTGACCTTCCGCGGCGGCGCCGCCGAGGCCATGGCGGGCACGCCCGTCATCTACCACGTGCATATGGTGCTGGGCATGACGCTGTTCGCGATCTTTCCGTTCACGCGGCTGGTGCACGTGTGGAGCGGATTCGGCTCGGTCGCCTACCTGGGGCGCGCCTGGCAGCTGGTGCGGCCGCGCGGATGA
- the narJ gene encoding nitrate reductase molybdenum cofactor assembly chaperone: MTYTVLSTLLAYPDAEMVAALPELRSALAPADAATLAPLFAMMEGKPDLIALQEEYVATFDRRPAHSLHLFEHVHGESRDRGQAMVNLREEYLRHGLEPRPGELPDYVPMFLEFLGQLPAPQAAVLLGDAIHVLARIGDKLDAAGSPYARAFDVLRRLTDVQPEALPEPPEGDMEEGMVTFGPGAGMTEPALRAHGQPQPVRFHATDPRRAAAGTGKGGNHG; encoded by the coding sequence ATGACCTATACCGTGCTTTCCACCCTGCTGGCCTATCCCGACGCCGAGATGGTGGCGGCGCTGCCCGAGCTGCGGTCGGCCCTGGCGCCGGCCGACGCCGCCACGCTGGCGCCGCTGTTCGCGATGATGGAGGGCAAGCCCGACCTGATCGCGCTGCAGGAGGAGTACGTGGCGACCTTCGACCGGCGCCCGGCCCATTCGCTGCACCTGTTCGAGCATGTCCACGGCGAATCGCGCGACCGTGGACAGGCCATGGTGAACCTGCGCGAGGAATACCTGCGGCATGGCCTGGAGCCCCGGCCCGGGGAACTGCCGGACTATGTGCCGATGTTCCTGGAGTTCCTGGGCCAGTTGCCGGCGCCGCAGGCGGCGGTCCTGCTGGGCGATGCGATCCACGTGCTGGCCCGCATCGGCGACAAGCTCGACGCGGCGGGCAGCCCGTACGCCCGGGCCTTCGACGTGCTGCGGCGCCTGACCGACGTCCAGCCCGAGGCCCTGCCCGAGCCGCCCGAGGGGGACATGGAGGAAGGCATGGTCACGTTCGGCCCCGGGGCCGGCATGACCGAGCCGGCCCTGCGCGCGCACGGCCAGCCGCAGCCGGTGCGCTTCCACGCAACCGACCCGCGGCGCGCGGCGGCCGGGACGGGCAAGGGAGGAAACCATGGGTGA
- the narH gene encoding nitrate reductase subunit beta translates to MKIRAQIAMVLNLDKCIGCHTCSVTCKNVWTSRQGVEYAWFNNVETKPGVGFPKDWENQKRWNSGWRRRPDGRIEPRQGGKLKLLANIFANPNLPEIDDYYEPFTFDYDHLQSAPEQQAAPTARPRSLITGQRMEKIEWGPNWEEILGGEFSKRSQDYNFEDVQKEIYGQFENTFMMYLPRLCEHCLNPSCVASCPSGSIYKREEDGVVLVDQDKCRGWRMCVSGCPYKKIYYNWHSGKAEKCIFCYPRIEAGQPTVCSETCVGRIRYLGVLLYDADRIEQAAAVEHEKDLYQAQLDVFLDPHDPAVAAQALADGVPQSWLDAARVSPTYKMAVEWKIAFPLHPEYRTLPMVWYVPPLSPIQSAAHSGQIGSFGELPDVKSLRIPLRYLANMLTAGDEAPVALALERLLAMRAFMRARTVDRQERRDILDQVGLTLAQVEDMYRYLAIANYEDRFVIPTAHREYAENAFDLKGSCGFTFGDGCSNGVSQTSLFGAPPRDRAEQPVTFMEVQRSR, encoded by the coding sequence ATGAAGATCCGCGCGCAGATCGCGATGGTGCTGAACCTGGACAAGTGCATCGGCTGCCATACCTGTTCGGTTACCTGCAAGAACGTCTGGACCTCGCGCCAGGGGGTGGAATACGCCTGGTTCAATAATGTCGAGACCAAGCCCGGCGTCGGCTTTCCCAAGGATTGGGAGAACCAGAAGCGCTGGAACAGCGGCTGGCGGCGCCGCCCGGACGGCAGGATAGAGCCGCGCCAGGGCGGCAAGCTCAAGCTGCTGGCGAACATCTTCGCCAATCCCAACCTGCCCGAGATCGACGACTACTACGAACCCTTCACCTTCGACTACGACCATTTGCAGTCGGCGCCGGAACAGCAGGCCGCCCCTACCGCCCGGCCGCGCTCGCTCATCACCGGGCAGCGCATGGAGAAGATCGAGTGGGGGCCCAACTGGGAAGAGATCCTGGGCGGGGAGTTCTCCAAGCGATCCCAGGACTACAACTTCGAGGACGTCCAGAAAGAGATCTACGGGCAGTTCGAGAACACCTTCATGATGTACCTGCCGCGCCTGTGCGAGCACTGCCTGAATCCCAGCTGCGTGGCGAGCTGCCCGTCGGGTTCGATCTACAAGCGCGAGGAGGACGGCGTGGTGCTGGTCGACCAGGACAAGTGCCGCGGCTGGCGCATGTGCGTGTCGGGCTGCCCCTACAAGAAGATCTACTACAACTGGCACAGCGGCAAGGCGGAGAAGTGCATCTTCTGCTATCCGCGCATCGAGGCTGGCCAGCCTACCGTCTGTTCGGAAACCTGCGTGGGGCGGATCCGCTACCTGGGGGTGCTGCTGTACGACGCCGACCGCATCGAACAGGCGGCGGCGGTCGAGCACGAGAAGGACCTGTACCAGGCGCAACTGGACGTATTCCTGGATCCGCACGACCCGGCCGTCGCCGCCCAGGCGCTGGCCGACGGGGTCCCGCAGTCGTGGCTGGACGCGGCGCGCGTGTCCCCGACCTACAAGATGGCGGTGGAGTGGAAGATCGCGTTTCCGCTGCACCCGGAGTACCGCACGCTGCCCATGGTCTGGTACGTGCCGCCGCTATCGCCCATCCAGTCCGCCGCCCACAGCGGACAGATCGGCTCCTTCGGCGAGCTGCCCGACGTGAAGTCGCTGCGCATCCCGCTGCGCTATCTGGCCAACATGCTGACGGCCGGCGACGAGGCGCCGGTGGCCCTGGCGCTGGAGCGCCTGCTGGCGATGCGCGCCTTCATGCGGGCCCGTACGGTGGACCGGCAGGAGCGGCGCGACATCCTGGACCAGGTCGGCCTGACCCTGGCCCAGGTCGAGGACATGTACCGCTATCTCGCCATCGCCAACTACGAGGATCGCTTCGTCATCCCCACCGCCCATCGCGAGTACGCCGAGAACGCCTTCGACCTGAAGGGCTCCTGCGGCTTCACCTTCGGCGACGGCTGTTCGAACGGCGTCTCGCAGACCTCGCTGTTCGGCGCGCCGCCCCGCGACCGCGCGGAGCAGCCGGTGACGTTCATGGAAGTGCAGCGCAGCCGATGA